Sequence from the Catenuloplanes indicus genome:
CCACCGGGCCGGACCTGGCCGCGGGCACCGCGGCGAACGCCTCGTTCGACACCACGTTCGACACCTCCGTGGCACTGCCGCAGTCCTTCACCGTCAACGACGTCTCGTGCACCGCGGAGATGTCGGTGCGGGCGCCGCGCACGAGCGCGGCGGCGTCCGTACCGGCGGTCGCCCAGGCACCGATCGTGGACGGCGCCGCGCCGGCGCACGGACCCGCGCCGGCGGGCGACCCCGCACCGGCGGACGGTGGCCGCGGCAAGGGTGCGGCGAAGCAGCCGGCGCCCGGCGAGCACGCCGGGCCGGGCGCGCGAAAACCGGCGCCGGCCGGCCCGAAGGCCGGGTAGCAGGCGACCGGGCCGCTTCACCGTCCGGGACCGCCGCGCGGCCGCGGGAAGCGGAGGAAATTTTCAACTTGGAAAGAGATCCTCCGGTTAGGTAGGGTGGGGCCGTGACCGAGCCCTCCCCTCCGCTGCGCCGCGACGCCGAGCGGAACCGTCAGATGCTGCTGCGCACCGCGTACGAGCTGATGGCCACCGACGGGCTGACGGTGACGTACGAGGAGATCGCGCGGGCCGCCGGCACCGGGCTGGGAACGGTCTACCGCCGGTTCCCGCAGCGGCAGGACCTGCTGGACGCGCTCTTCTCGGCGCACATCGAGGCGGTCGTCGGGTTCGCCGAGGAGGCGGCACGGCAGGACGACGCGCTGGCCGCGCTGGCCCGCTTCCTGGAGCGGCAGCTGGAGCTGGAGGCCGGCAACCGAGGCCTGGGCGAGCTGCTGCGCGGTCAGAAGCAGTCTTCCACGCTCGTGCGCGACGCCAGCGAGCGGATGACGCCGCTGATCACCGGCCTCGTCGCGCGGGCGGTGCGCGCGGGGCAGCTGCCGGCCGGGGTCACGCCCGGCGACTTCGCGGCCGCACACGTCATGGTCGGCAGCGTCATGGACGCGTCCCGCACGGTCGCCCCGCAGCTGTGGCGGCGCGCGCTCGCGATCGCGCTGGCCGGCCTGCAACACGCGGACCTGCCCGGTGTCGCACCGGACGAGACCGTGATCGACCACTTCTATCAGGACCGGACCAGGTGAAGGAACAGTGCACATGACCCTCCCCGACGATCTGCTCCGCGTGCTCCGCGGCAAGGCGATCTGCTTCGTCACCACGCTGATGCCGGACGGCTCCCCGCAGATCTCGCAGACCTGGGCCGGGACCGACGGTGAACACATCTTGATCAACACGGTGGAGACCCACCAGAAGACCCGCAACATCGGGCGCGACGCCCGGGTGGCCGTCGGCATCGCCGATCCGACCGCCCCGCTGCGGTCCTGGGCGGTGCGCGGCACCGTGGTGTCGGCCACGACGGACGGCGCCCGGGATCACATCGACGAGCTGTCCCAGCAGTACATCGGCCGTCCGTACCCCGGCTTCAGCGGCGGCGGTCACGACCGGGTCCTGCTCACCATCCGGGTCGACAAACTGCACGTCCCCAGCCGGTAGCGAGTCTGATCCGTCGCGCTGATCGGGGGCCGCGAGTGCGGCGCGGCCCTACGACAGCGCCGGCCGGGCGTGCGCGCGGTGCCGGGCGCGGTGCGCGACCAGCGCCGGGCGTACCGGTCCTCGGCGGGGCGGCCGAGCCGGCCTTTGCTGAACGACGGCGCGGTTTCGTTCACGGAAGTTCTGATCATCGTGACCTCACCGGCACCAGCCTCCATGATCGAACCTCAACGCAGCGCCCCACACCGAGGAGGGGACGCAACCCAGCCGGTCCCGGAGCACACCGCGAGCGGCCGCCCGATCATCTGACGCGCTGCCCGGCCGGGAGGGCCCGGCCACCCGCTCGGCCGGGCCGGCCGCCGCGGAACGCGCCGGGTCAGTGACCGGTGTGCACGCCGGCCACCGGCGGGAAGTCCAGCTCGGTCCGGCCGACCGAGTTGAAGTAGTCGGTGAACGTGTTGAGCGCGACCGCGGCCACGATCTCACCGATCTCGCCGTCGGTGTAGCCGGCCTCGCGGACCGCCTTCAGGTCCTCGTCGGAGACGAAGCCCTTGGTCTCGATGACGGTCTTGGCGAACGTCAGCGCCGCCGCCACCTTCGGGTCCGAGGCCTGCGCGTTGCGGCCGGCGACCAGATCCTCCTCGCTCACCCCGGCCTTCGCGCCGAGCACGGCGTGCGCGGCGAGGCGGTAACCGCAGTCGTTCTACGCGTCAGCCGAAATGGCGGCCGCGTAGCGCGGGCTTCCGGTGATCCGCCTGACGCGCGGGGTGGTCCGGTCCTCGGTACCGGCCGCGATCGCCGTGTCCGTCCCGGCGCGCAGGCCGGCGGCGACCCCGTCGACCGATGTGCGGCGCTACCGGGTAGCGCCGCACATCGCGCAGATCGATCAGGCGTGGAATTCGGCCCACTCCCGGAGGCCGCGATGCGACACCGCGCCCTCGCGCACCGCGCCCCACTCCCACGCGTCCAGCTCGCCCCAGATGCTGAGCACCCGGACCGCGCACTCATGGCTGATCAGCTCCACCTCGACGGCGCGGTGGATGTCGTTCCGGTCGATCAGCCAGTCACGGTACGGCCACACGACCGTGTCGATGATCTCCCACTTCATCAGCACGTCGACGGCGCACTCCCAGGTACCCCGGTCGACCGCCGCCTGCGCCGGCGTCGCGGCCGCCAGGCCGGCGGTACCGATCAGGAACCCGGTGGCGACGGCCGCGACGGCCCGCTTGAGGTGACGCATCTGAATCCCTTCATTAGGAGTCCTACTAATGTAAGGGATCGAGGGCGAGCCATGTGACCCGTCAGCGCATGCTGGCGACCACGAACGGGCCGTGGCCGCGCAGGTAGTTGGTCCAGCCGCCGGTCACCGGGGCGCCCGGGGACAGCAGGTTGGTGGTGTCGGTGCCGACGTCGAGCTTCCACGCGGTCCACGAGATGCCGTTGGCCCGCATCCAGTCGATCCAGGCCTGCGCCTCGGACTGGCAGATGCGGCCGTCGAGACCGCCGTCGGCGTGACTGGCGCCCCACTCGGTGACGAACAGCGCCAGACCGGCCCGGATCGCCGCGTCACCCTTGGCCCGCAGCGACGCGCCGTGCGTGCACGAGTAGAAGTGCAGCGTGTACATCAGGTTCGTACCCTGCACCGGGCTGGCCGCGGCCGCGTCGACGTCCTGCGACCAGGTGGGCGTGCCGAGCACGATGATGTTGTCCGGGTCGTGCTGCCGGATCGCGGTCACCACGGCCTGGTGATACGGCTTGATCACGCTGGTCCAGCCGACCTGCAGCGGCTCGTTGTACGGCTCCCAGATCACGTTCGGCAGGTGGCCGTAGCGGCGGGCCAGGTCGGAGAAGAACGCGACCGACTGCGCCTGGTGGTTCTCCGCCGCGTGGTCGTGCCAGTCGACGATCACGTACACCCCGGCGGTGACCGCGTTGTTGATGATCGTCTCTACCTGGGCGCGCGCCTTCGACGGGTTACTCAGGTAGGCGCCCTCCGGCTCCACGCCCATCGCAGCCCGGATGACCTGCAGGTTCCAGTTGTCGCGCATCCAGGTCAGCGCGGACAGGTTCTCCGCGTACGGCTGGGTCTCCCAGTTCAGCCACATGCTGCTGATGCCGCGCAGCTGCACCCGGGCGCCGCCGCTGTTGCACATGCCGGTGCCGCAGACGCGCAGCTGACCGTGCTGGGCGACCGGGGTCCCACCGGCCGGCGGCGGCGTGGTGGGCGGCGGGGTGCCCGGCGGGGACGTGGTCGGGGTGCCGCCGCCGGAGCAGGACACGCCGTCGATCGTGCAGCCGCTCGGGGTGCCGGTGCCGTTGACGGTGAAGCCGAACGTGGTGGACGCGCCGGCGGCGAGCGAGCCGTTCCACGCCGCGTTGGCGAACGTGTACCGATTGCCGGACACGCTCTGCTGCGCGTTCCACGAGTTGCTGATGCTGGTGCCGGACGGCAGGTCGAACTGCACCCGCCAGGACGTCACCGGCGACGAGGTGTTGTTGGTGACGGTGAACCGGCCCTCGTACCCACCGCTCCAGCTGTTGACGACGGCGAACTGGGCGACGGCCGCGCTGGCCGGCATCGCGGTGACGACCAGGGCAGCGACCAGCACACCGGCCAGGGCGAGCACGGCGGCGATTCTCGATCTCTTCATGGGATCCGCTTCACTGTAGGTACGGGACGTATGCACTTGGGAACGCTCCCACCGAACCTACCAGGCTGATCGACGGCTATCAATTGATGCATTCGGCGCGTGGTGAGCCCTGATGACGTGCGCCGCTATGCGGGACCGTGCAGCCGTTCGCCGCCACCCGGTCACGGATGACCTTGCCGCGTCTCCACGCATCCCGTAGGACCACCCGGTTCATGTCGCGACGCATTCTCGGCGCCCGCTCCCGGTCGACGCGGGCGCCCTGGCGATGAACGGTTCCGGCGCGGCACGTAGCCGTTCCGCGTTCCGCTCGGACAGGCCGATGTCGCAGAAGACGCCGTCGAGACCGGACGTGACGGTCCGGTCGGCGGCGCCGCCGTCGAGATCGCCGGCCAGGGGCGCGACGATGCGTGTGGCCACGGAGGCCCGCCCCCACCTCTTCAGCGCCGCGCTTCGGCGCCGGACGGGAACTCGCCGCCTGGGAGGCAGATCAGGACCGCGCCGTCGTACCCCGGGCCAGCCATTCGTCGAGCAGGGCCCGCTCGGCCACGGAGAGCCGGCCGGGGTCCGGGAGCCCGCGCACGTCACCGGCGGTGGACGGCTGCCCGGTGACGGCCGCCAGAACCGCGTCGAGCATGGCGTCGGGCAGGCCCGGGTCGCGGTCGTCCGGCCGCTGCCCCAGCAGGGTCAGCACGGCGCCGTTGCCGGCGGTGTGCAGCATCTCGATCGCCCGGCGCTCGCCGACCACGAGTTGCCCGGCCACGGCGATCGCCCGCACCAGGCCGGCGAGGACCTCGATCCCGCGCGCGGTCGCCGGCGCGTGCTCCCGGATCCCGGGCCGGCTGATCAGCTCGTACAGCTCCGGGTGCGCCAGCCCGAAGTCGATGTGCCGGCGCCACGCGGCGCGCAGCGCGTCCACCGGGGACGGCGCCGTCTCGTCCGGCGTCCCCTTGGTGGCCACGTAGGCCTCCATCGCGGCCTCGGCGACCGCTTCGGCGAGACCGCCCTTGTCGCCGAACAGCCGGTAGATCGTGGGC
This genomic interval carries:
- a CDS encoding TetR/AcrR family transcriptional regulator; translated protein: MTEPSPPLRRDAERNRQMLLRTAYELMATDGLTVTYEEIARAAGTGLGTVYRRFPQRQDLLDALFSAHIEAVVGFAEEAARQDDALAALARFLERQLELEAGNRGLGELLRGQKQSSTLVRDASERMTPLITGLVARAVRAGQLPAGVTPGDFAAAHVMVGSVMDASRTVAPQLWRRALAIALAGLQHADLPGVAPDETVIDHFYQDRTR
- a CDS encoding TIGR03618 family F420-dependent PPOX class oxidoreductase, with protein sequence MTLPDDLLRVLRGKAICFVTTLMPDGSPQISQTWAGTDGEHILINTVETHQKTRNIGRDARVAVGIADPTAPLRSWAVRGTVVSATTDGARDHIDELSQQYIGRPYPGFSGGGHDRVLLTIRVDKLHVPSR
- a CDS encoding carboxymuconolactone decarboxylase family protein yields the protein MSEEDLVAGRNAQASDPKVAAALTFAKTVIETKGFVSDEDLKAVREAGYTDGEIGEIVAAVALNTFTDYFNSVGRTELDFPPVAGVHTGH
- a CDS encoding cellulase family glycosylhydrolase; protein product: MKRSRIAAVLALAGVLVAALVVTAMPASAAVAQFAVVNSWSGGYEGRFTVTNNTSSPVTSWRVQFDLPSGTSISNSWNAQQSVSGNRYTFANAAWNGSLAAGASTTFGFTVNGTGTPSGCTIDGVSCSGGGTPTTSPPGTPPPTTPPPAGGTPVAQHGQLRVCGTGMCNSGGARVQLRGISSMWLNWETQPYAENLSALTWMRDNWNLQVIRAAMGVEPEGAYLSNPSKARAQVETIINNAVTAGVYVIVDWHDHAAENHQAQSVAFFSDLARRYGHLPNVIWEPYNEPLQVGWTSVIKPYHQAVVTAIRQHDPDNIIVLGTPTWSQDVDAAAASPVQGTNLMYTLHFYSCTHGASLRAKGDAAIRAGLALFVTEWGASHADGGLDGRICQSEAQAWIDWMRANGISWTAWKLDVGTDTTNLLSPGAPVTGGWTNYLRGHGPFVVASMR
- a CDS encoding Lsr2 dimerization domain-containing protein produces the protein MATRIVAPLAGDLDGGAADRTVTSGLDGVFCDIGLSERNAERLRAAPEPFIARAPASTGSGRRECVAT
- a CDS encoding TetR/AcrR family transcriptional regulator encodes the protein MGRDATRAAILDAAIALLHEGGARAMTTRAVAERAGVQAPTIYRLFGDKGGLAEAVAEAAMEAYVATKGTPDETAPSPVDALRAAWRRHIDFGLAHPELYELISRPGIREHAPATARGIEVLAGLVRAIAVAGQLVVGERRAIEMLHTAGNGAVLTLLGQRPDDRDPGLPDAMLDAVLAAVTGQPSTAGDVRGLPDPGRLSVAERALLDEWLARGTTARS